A single window of uncultured Pseudodesulfovibrio sp. DNA harbors:
- a CDS encoding aminoacetone oxidase family FAD-binding enzyme → MAHNDVLILGAGASGLYCAMTAAKRGLKVMVLDHGAKPARKIRVSGGGKCNFTNLNVTHTDYICRNPHFVKSALARLSPWDVIALLAEDSITYEEREHGQLFTEQGAGKVAGSLMTRCTRAGVDVRMGNEIKSVSGTGPFSVTTGDDVFTADKLVIALGGPSWPQVGATDLGFRLAKQFGLQMVKPRPGLVPLIFPKQLQDFCQDMAGNALPATVETEGARFTDPLLFTHKGISGPATLQASSYWCSGRPVIIDFLPSQSVENFIEEHRSSNAQLRNLLGHVMPKKLPGLLVSGALGETSVSQLSAKQIEAASNRIHRFTVVPASTEGYAKAEVCVGGIDTDEISSKSMECKNVPGLSIIGEAMDVTGHLGGFNLHWAFASGAACGEHL, encoded by the coding sequence ATGGCACACAACGACGTTCTTATTCTTGGAGCCGGAGCTTCCGGCCTGTATTGCGCCATGACCGCCGCCAAACGCGGCCTCAAGGTCATGGTTCTGGACCACGGCGCCAAGCCCGCACGCAAGATTCGCGTGTCCGGCGGAGGCAAGTGTAATTTTACCAACCTGAATGTGACGCACACCGACTACATCTGTCGCAATCCGCACTTCGTTAAGTCCGCATTGGCACGTCTTTCGCCGTGGGACGTAATCGCCCTTCTGGCCGAAGATAGCATCACCTACGAAGAACGCGAACACGGCCAGCTTTTCACTGAGCAGGGAGCCGGGAAAGTCGCAGGTTCGCTGATGACCCGGTGCACTCGTGCCGGAGTGGATGTCAGGATGGGAAACGAAATAAAAAGCGTATCCGGGACCGGACCATTCTCCGTGACAACAGGCGATGACGTTTTTACAGCGGACAAACTGGTTATCGCTCTGGGTGGTCCCTCATGGCCTCAGGTCGGAGCCACGGACCTCGGCTTCCGTCTGGCGAAACAGTTCGGCCTACAGATGGTCAAGCCTCGTCCGGGACTCGTCCCGCTGATATTTCCAAAGCAACTGCAAGACTTTTGTCAAGATATGGCAGGAAACGCCCTGCCTGCCACAGTGGAAACCGAAGGGGCTCGATTCACCGATCCATTGCTGTTTACCCACAAGGGGATTTCCGGTCCGGCCACGTTACAGGCGTCTTCATATTGGTGCTCTGGACGGCCCGTGATCATTGATTTTCTACCGAGCCAATCCGTTGAAAACTTTATCGAAGAGCATCGAAGCTCCAACGCCCAACTCCGCAACCTGCTCGGCCATGTCATGCCCAAAAAGCTGCCCGGCCTGCTCGTTTCTGGCGCACTCGGTGAAACCTCTGTCAGCCAGCTTTCCGCGAAACAGATTGAAGCGGCTTCCAACCGGATTCATCGGTTCACCGTAGTCCCGGCATCCACCGAAGGGTATGCCAAGGCCGAAGTCTGCGTCGGCGGAATCGACACTGACGAGATTTCATCCAAGTCAATGGAATGTAAAAACGTTCCGGGCCTTTCAATCATCGGAGAAGCCATGGACGTGACCGGCCACCTCGGCGGGTTCAACCTGCATTGGGCATTCGCATCCGGTGCTGCTTGCGGAGAGCACCTATAA
- a CDS encoding ATP-binding protein encodes MLGASYINDKRYVIGVIGDIPALLTFWQMFKDQSNDEALKEIGVVAAALPGESVLPEADDSGRHIPTYAGYKTMLEHHPEINMIIEATGRPSLIYELRNYLPPSITLVERSAASFFINLLTSDKVWVACKIDLLHTQNMLKTIVDQIDQEILFLDHDGKVIGMNKVVVDKQGVPKREILGRSYCEVFTDSSNGECEFSQDPFQQAMSTRAPAEALTSHVDEDGRVRYFRVYITPIFDEDGAVNHVVASRRDITLRTSMENRLQQAEKLASIGELSTYMAHEIRNPLFSISGFANSLMRYEGMDDKAREKLSIILDESKRLDGILKSLLNFTRPTGAEVKEVDLNELVETTMNVMRLPCSNQKVVAHVDLDPTMARVQANPDLIKQCLINLVKNALEAMLDGGKLFVTTCMSQDHAVLSVEDTGEGIPLEIRDKIFSPFFSTRDKGAGLGLAQTRKIIAEIGGQVDLVSVEKIGTKLTLFLPPLLAVAEDSESE; translated from the coding sequence TTGCTCGGAGCTTCGTATATCAATGACAAACGGTATGTCATCGGCGTCATCGGCGATATCCCCGCCCTTTTGACGTTCTGGCAAATGTTCAAGGACCAGAGCAATGATGAGGCGCTTAAGGAAATTGGCGTAGTTGCGGCGGCCCTTCCGGGAGAGAGTGTCCTGCCCGAGGCCGACGACTCTGGCCGACATATCCCCACGTATGCAGGGTACAAGACCATGCTGGAGCATCACCCTGAGATTAACATGATTATCGAGGCCACTGGCCGTCCAAGTTTGATATATGAGTTGCGCAACTATTTACCGCCGAGCATCACGTTGGTGGAACGCAGTGCCGCCAGTTTCTTTATTAACCTGCTGACTTCCGACAAAGTCTGGGTGGCTTGCAAAATCGACTTGCTTCATACTCAGAATATGCTCAAGACCATTGTCGATCAGATTGATCAGGAGATATTGTTTCTGGATCATGATGGCAAGGTAATAGGCATGAACAAGGTTGTGGTTGATAAGCAGGGCGTTCCCAAACGTGAAATTTTGGGGCGTTCTTACTGCGAAGTTTTCACTGATTCAAGTAACGGTGAGTGCGAGTTTTCTCAGGACCCATTCCAACAGGCCATGTCGACACGGGCTCCGGCTGAAGCTTTGACGAGTCATGTGGATGAGGATGGTCGTGTTCGGTATTTTCGAGTCTACATTACGCCGATTTTTGATGAAGATGGAGCCGTCAATCATGTGGTGGCTTCCCGGCGAGACATCACCCTTCGAACGTCCATGGAGAATCGTTTGCAGCAGGCGGAAAAGCTTGCGTCCATCGGTGAATTGTCAACTTATATGGCCCATGAAATCCGTAATCCGCTTTTTTCCATTAGTGGTTTTGCCAACTCCCTTATGCGATATGAAGGAATGGACGACAAAGCTCGCGAAAAATTGTCCATTATACTCGACGAATCCAAACGGTTGGACGGGATACTTAAGAGTTTGCTTAATTTCACCCGTCCTACTGGTGCTGAAGTCAAAGAAGTGGACCTGAACGAATTGGTGGAAACCACCATGAATGTCATGCGTCTGCCATGTTCAAATCAGAAAGTGGTCGCACATGTGGACTTGGACCCGACCATGGCACGTGTGCAGGCCAACCCGGATCTGATTAAACAGTGCCTCATTAATCTGGTGAAAAATGCGCTGGAGGCCATGCTTGATGGTGGTAAGTTGTTCGTTACGACTTGTATGAGCCAGGACCACGCCGTGCTTTCTGTGGAGGACACTGGCGAAGGTATTCCGCTTGAAATTCGTGACAAGATATTCAGCCCGTTTTTTTCTACCCGAGACAAGGGAGCAGGGCTTGGCCTTGCGCAGACCCGAAAGATTATTGCGGAAATCGGTGGGCAGGTTGATCTGGTTTCCGTGGAAAAAATCGGAACCAAGTTGACCCTCTTCCTTCCGCCACTGCTCGCGGTTGCGGAAGACAGCGAGTCCGAGTAA
- a CDS encoding XTP/dITP diphosphatase: MKTIVLATNNKGKIKELSSMLEPFGVQVKSLSEFPEIGEIPETGDTFLENAFIKARTVAKITGLVAVADDSGIEIDALDGRPGVYSARYAGEDCDDHANNEKMLAEMKDVPDEKRTGRYRCVMAASAPNGEEINTDGAYEIQVGHGYKGKGGFGYDVIVIDPELGCHVAELDADVKNKRSHRGNAMQKLLKLWPDFWEKA, from the coding sequence ATGAAAACCATTGTCCTCGCCACCAATAACAAAGGCAAAATTAAAGAACTTTCCTCCATGCTGGAGCCATTCGGCGTGCAGGTGAAGAGCCTGTCTGAGTTCCCGGAGATCGGAGAAATTCCCGAAACCGGTGATACTTTTCTTGAGAACGCCTTTATTAAGGCGCGCACCGTGGCAAAGATTACCGGCCTTGTGGCGGTAGCCGATGATTCCGGTATTGAAATTGACGCACTTGATGGCCGTCCCGGTGTATATTCGGCTCGTTACGCTGGCGAAGATTGTGACGACCACGCCAATAATGAAAAGATGCTGGCAGAGATGAAAGATGTCCCCGACGAGAAACGTACGGGGCGTTATCGTTGTGTCATGGCCGCTTCCGCGCCCAATGGTGAAGAAATCAATACTGACGGAGCTTACGAAATTCAGGTAGGACATGGTTATAAAGGAAAAGGCGGTTTCGGGTACGATGTCATCGTCATTGACCCCGAGCTTGGCTGCCATGTGGCTGAACTGGATGCCGACGTCAAAAATAAGCGTTCCCATCGTGGTAACGCCATGCAAAAACTGCTTAAACTCTGGCCAGATTTTTGGGAGAAAGCTTAG
- the rimO gene encoding 30S ribosomal protein S12 methylthiotransferase RimO — MSQLTDKTVRVYTISLGCPKNRVDTERLLGTLGSAMGPVDSVEEADLVLINTCGFIQPATEESITTILDAVRDAAEVMEKTGRKPLLCVAGCLVSRYGQDLKNELPEVDLWLTTEEMHLWPDMAAKALSVSVERDTPRNLSTGPAYAYLKVSEGCSHNCRFCTIPSIRGPHKSWPVDFLIDEAEQLANSVSEIIVVGQDSTAYGSDLGSGHDLETLVKGVADISALQWLRIMYLYPAGLTESLLSILKEHVPPFLPYFDIPLQHAHPDVLSSMGRPFARNPEKVIDRVRSFFPEAALRTTFIVGYPGETDEHFEHLMDFVRKTRFHHLGVFPYWPEDGTPAAAMDNQVPDEIKMERRDALMELQAGISEEILSQYEGKTLPVLIEQPSDEWPGLYVGRAWFQAPDVDGVTYVSAPPEVELTLGSIVDVEIEKADTYDLSGLV, encoded by the coding sequence ATGTCACAACTAACTGACAAAACAGTAAGAGTTTATACAATAAGCTTGGGTTGCCCCAAGAATCGCGTGGATACGGAACGACTTCTCGGAACCCTCGGCTCAGCTATGGGTCCGGTGGACTCCGTGGAAGAGGCCGATCTTGTGCTCATAAATACCTGCGGGTTCATTCAACCAGCCACCGAAGAATCAATCACAACCATTCTCGACGCTGTCCGTGATGCAGCCGAGGTCATGGAAAAAACAGGACGAAAACCACTGCTATGCGTGGCTGGATGTCTTGTCTCCCGATACGGGCAGGACTTGAAGAATGAACTGCCTGAAGTGGACCTCTGGCTCACGACCGAAGAAATGCATCTGTGGCCGGATATGGCAGCCAAAGCCCTCTCGGTTTCGGTGGAGCGGGATACGCCGCGCAACCTGTCAACCGGCCCAGCGTATGCCTACCTGAAAGTCTCCGAAGGTTGTTCCCATAACTGCCGATTCTGTACCATCCCGTCCATCCGAGGACCGCACAAGAGTTGGCCCGTGGACTTTCTCATCGATGAAGCGGAACAACTCGCCAACTCGGTCTCGGAAATCATCGTGGTGGGGCAGGATTCCACGGCCTACGGTTCGGATCTCGGCTCCGGCCATGATCTTGAAACGCTGGTCAAAGGGGTGGCTGACATATCCGCTCTTCAATGGCTACGCATCATGTACCTCTATCCTGCAGGCCTGACCGAATCCCTACTCTCGATCCTCAAGGAACATGTCCCGCCATTTCTGCCGTATTTCGACATCCCACTTCAACACGCGCACCCGGATGTGCTTTCATCCATGGGCCGACCGTTTGCCCGAAATCCGGAAAAAGTCATCGACCGAGTACGGTCCTTTTTCCCAGAGGCCGCACTGCGCACGACTTTCATCGTTGGCTATCCGGGAGAAACCGACGAACACTTTGAACATCTCATGGATTTTGTCCGCAAAACCCGGTTCCATCACCTCGGCGTATTCCCCTACTGGCCTGAAGATGGGACGCCAGCGGCGGCTATGGACAATCAGGTGCCGGACGAAATCAAAATGGAGCGCAGGGACGCGCTGATGGAGCTTCAGGCTGGGATCAGCGAAGAAATCCTCTCGCAATACGAAGGGAAGACTCTGCCCGTGCTTATCGAACAACCGTCAGACGAGTGGCCCGGCCTGTATGTGGGCCGAGCATGGTTTCAGGCGCCGGATGTGGACGGCGTCACCTACGTCAGTGCACCACCGGAAGTGGAGTTGACACTCGGATCAATCGTGGATGTGGAAATAGAAAAAGCAGATACCTATGATTTGTCGGGATTGGTCTAG